Proteins encoded in a region of the Chitinivibrionales bacterium genome:
- the secY gene encoding preprotein translocase subunit SecY — protein MLETFLNIFRVPELRKRIGFTVFMIFIYRVGGHIPTPGINPQVLGDFLANAQNTLFGLYDMFVGGSFSRATIFALGIMPYISASIIMQLLGTVFPYINKLQREGAEGRKKITQFTRYLTLALSFFQAIAISIWLQNITSPITGQTAVLPQLLGIKFTLLTAVSLTTGTIFIMWLGEQITNRGIGNGISLIIFIGIVARLPDAIFGEIQQIQAGTRHPFSALLVLAIVLIMTAFIIMMYQATRRIPIQTPKRVVGNKMYAGQNTVLPLRLLMAGVIPMIFASSLMFFPSVLSYFFPKSELVENFVGLFAPGRPVYSILYALMIIFFTYFYTAIIFNPVDIAENLKRSGGFIPGIRPGKKTAEFLDRVLTRITLPASIFLAFIAIVPFLFMGTLKISFFFGGTSVLIVVGVALDTLQQLESHLQTRNYEGFMKKGRLRGRR, from the coding sequence TTGCTTGAGACGTTCTTGAATATATTTCGTGTTCCCGAACTGCGTAAACGTATAGGATTCACCGTTTTCATGATATTTATTTATCGTGTAGGGGGTCATATTCCGACACCGGGAATCAATCCGCAGGTTCTGGGCGATTTTCTCGCTAATGCCCAGAATACACTTTTTGGACTTTACGATATGTTTGTCGGCGGTTCATTCAGCCGGGCAACTATCTTTGCATTGGGAATCATGCCCTATATCAGTGCATCAATTATTATGCAGCTTCTTGGTACGGTATTCCCATATATAAATAAATTACAGCGTGAAGGTGCGGAGGGACGGAAAAAAATCACACAATTTACCCGTTACCTGACCTTAGCCCTTTCATTTTTTCAGGCCATTGCGATCAGTATTTGGCTGCAGAATATCACGTCACCTATAACCGGGCAGACAGCGGTACTTCCCCAGCTTCTGGGAATAAAATTTACCCTTCTGACTGCAGTGAGTCTTACCACCGGTACCATATTCATTATGTGGCTTGGTGAACAGATAACCAATCGGGGAATAGGGAACGGAATATCGTTAATCATATTTATTGGTATTGTTGCTCGCCTTCCCGATGCTATATTTGGCGAAATCCAGCAGATTCAGGCTGGAACCCGTCATCCGTTTTCAGCGCTTCTGGTTCTGGCAATCGTATTGATTATGACTGCCTTTATTATCATGATGTATCAGGCTACTCGTCGTATTCCCATTCAAACACCGAAACGGGTGGTAGGCAACAAAATGTATGCCGGTCAGAACACGGTTCTTCCGCTGCGCCTTCTGATGGCCGGTGTCATTCCCATGATATTTGCGTCATCGTTGATGTTTTTTCCCAGCGTTTTGAGTTATTTCTTTCCAAAATCGGAGCTGGTAGAAAATTTTGTCGGTCTTTTCGCTCCCGGTCGTCCGGTTTATTCCATTCTCTATGCACTGATGATTATCTTTTTTACCTATTTTTATACTGCAATTATTTTTAACCCGGTTGATATTGCCGAGAATCTCAAACGAAGTGGGGGATTTATTCCCGGTATCAGACCCGGCAAAAAAACCGCCGAATTTCTCGACAGAGTACTTACCCGTATTACACTGCCGGCATCGATATTTCTGGCTTTTATTGCAATCGTTCCCTTTTTGTTCATGGGAACATTAAAAATATCGTTCTTTTTCGGCGGCACCAGTGTGCTTATCGTTGTGGGTGTAGCACTCGATACACTGCAGCAGCTTGAATCACACTTGCAGACCCGCAACTACGAAGGATTCATGAAGAAGGGGCGGCTACGGGGAAGGCGTTAA
- the rpmJ gene encoding 50S ribosomal protein L36, with amino-acid sequence MKVKASVKKMCKECKIIKRRGVIRVICSKSPKHKQRQG; translated from the coding sequence GTGAAAGTAAAGGCATCGGTAAAAAAAATGTGTAAGGAATGTAAAATCATAAAGCGCAGAGGCGTTATCAGAGTTATTTGTTCAAAGAGTCCCAAGCACAAACAGCGGCAGGGCTAA
- the rpsM gene encoding 30S ribosomal protein S13, translating into MARIAGVDVPNNKRSEIALTYIYGIGHISSVKILEKAGIDKNIKIKELSEEQLDHIRRIIDAEFEVEGNLRTQNRMNIKRLMDIGCYRGLRHRRSMPVRGQRTRTNARSRKGPKKTIAGKRKAPGK; encoded by the coding sequence TTGGCACGTATTGCAGGAGTTGACGTTCCGAATAACAAGCGAAGCGAAATCGCTTTGACGTACATATACGGTATCGGGCATATATCGTCGGTAAAAATCCTTGAGAAAGCCGGAATTGATAAAAATATCAAAATCAAAGAGCTTTCGGAGGAACAGCTTGATCATATCCGAAGGATTATCGACGCAGAATTTGAGGTTGAAGGTAATTTGCGGACACAAAACCGCATGAACATCAAGCGTTTGATGGATATCGGTTGTTACCGCGGACTCCGTCACCGGAGAAGTATGCCGGTGCGAGGTCAGCGGACTCGGACAAATGCCCGTTCAAGGAAGGGTCCGAAGAAGACGATCGCCGGTAAGAGAAAAGCACCGGGCAAATGA
- the rpsK gene encoding 30S ribosomal protein S11: protein MNKPKKTKKKADSEGVAHVRATFNNTIVNITDTRGNVICWGTPGKAGFKGSRKSTPFAAGIAADSVGKTAYDAGVRRIEVHIRGAGNGREGAIRALASAGLKITAIKDFTAIPHNGCRPPKRRRI from the coding sequence ATGAATAAACCCAAAAAGACAAAGAAGAAGGCTGATTCGGAAGGTGTTGCTCACGTTCGGGCGACTTTCAACAATACGATAGTCAACATTACCGATACGCGGGGCAATGTTATATGCTGGGGAACACCGGGAAAGGCCGGGTTTAAAGGTTCCCGTAAGAGCACTCCCTTCGCAGCCGGAATAGCAGCTGATTCTGTGGGTAAAACAGCATATGATGCCGGTGTTCGGCGGATTGAAGTCCATATCCGTGGCGCCGGGAACGGTAGGGAAGGTGCTATTCGTGCGCTGGCATCTGCCGGTCTGAAAATTACGGCAATTAAAGATTTTACTGCAATTCCACATAACGGGTGTCGACCACCTAAAAGGAGAAGGATATAA
- the rpsD gene encoding 30S ribosomal protein S4, with protein sequence MAVYHGPRCRQCRREGQKLMLKGERCKTEKCAFERRPFPPGMRTKKRRRTSSEYDQQLREKQKIRRMYGVLEKQFRLYFKHAARREGVTGENLLRILEMRLDNVVYRMGFSPSRSSARQLVLHNHFLVNNKKVNIPSCQLKEGDVVLAQEKSKSLDTIHNALRITKDIPEWVSIDKVKLSGTVLREPDRSHMPADVQEQLVVELYSK encoded by the coding sequence ATGGCAGTTTATCATGGTCCGCGATGCAGGCAGTGCCGCAGAGAGGGGCAGAAGCTCATGCTTAAGGGCGAGCGCTGCAAAACAGAAAAATGTGCCTTTGAGCGACGGCCTTTTCCTCCGGGCATGCGGACAAAAAAGAGGAGAAGAACTTCCTCCGAGTATGACCAACAGCTTCGGGAAAAGCAGAAAATTCGCCGCATGTACGGCGTTTTAGAAAAACAGTTTCGTCTCTATTTTAAACATGCCGCCCGGAGAGAGGGCGTTACCGGAGAAAATCTTCTCAGAATACTTGAGATGAGACTCGATAATGTAGTATACCGAATGGGATTTTCACCATCGCGGTCGAGCGCTCGACAGCTCGTATTACACAATCATTTCCTCGTCAACAACAAAAAAGTTAATATACCTTCATGTCAACTCAAGGAAGGTGATGTTGTGCTGGCACAGGAAAAAAGCAAAAGCCTCGACACCATTCACAATGCTCTGCGTATTACAAAGGATATTCCCGAGTGGGTGTCGATCGATAAAGTTAAATTAAGCGGGACTGTTCTCAGAGAGCCTGATCGCAGTCATATGCCTGCAGATGTGCAGGAACAATTAGTTGTTGAACTTTACTCCAAATAG
- a CDS encoding DNA-directed RNA polymerase subunit alpha yields the protein MKWKSLLMPKGIQIENPDKIPNFGRVIVEPLERGWGHTIGNSLRRILLSSLQGAAVASVRIDSVVHEYSTVEGVREDITDIILNIKQLRLKLLSDEDAILRLDVSGEGEVKAGDIEQNPDVQILNPDLHIATINSDAKLKIEMRVSDGRGYVPAEQNKREDDSIGTIPIDAMFSPVVRVNYVIENTRVGQRTDLDKIIMEIWTDGSLSVEDSMGYAAKLLYDHLEIFINFEGELEPLSESPADEKTDRLRQLLKMRVDELELSVRSNNCLKAANIHTLADLVRNQESDMLKYKNFGRKSLIELNQVLSNLGLSFGLDVDRIMGQEKESA from the coding sequence ATGAAGTGGAAAAGCTTACTCATGCCAAAAGGCATTCAGATCGAAAACCCGGACAAGATCCCGAATTTCGGCAGAGTAATTGTAGAGCCTCTGGAGCGTGGTTGGGGCCACACGATCGGAAATTCACTCAGACGAATTCTGCTGTCCTCGCTGCAGGGCGCAGCTGTTGCTTCGGTGCGTATTGATAGTGTCGTTCATGAATACTCGACCGTTGAAGGTGTTCGTGAAGACATTACCGATATAATTCTCAATATAAAGCAATTACGGTTGAAGCTTCTTTCTGATGAAGACGCCATATTGAGACTCGATGTCAGTGGTGAAGGAGAAGTCAAAGCTGGCGATATCGAGCAGAATCCCGATGTTCAGATTCTCAATCCCGATCTACATATTGCGACAATTAACAGTGATGCAAAACTCAAAATAGAGATGCGTGTCTCCGACGGGAGAGGGTATGTCCCGGCAGAGCAGAATAAGCGTGAAGACGATTCCATCGGTACGATTCCTATCGATGCAATGTTCTCACCGGTCGTTCGGGTAAATTATGTTATCGAAAACACCCGTGTTGGTCAGCGTACCGATCTCGACAAAATCATTATGGAAATCTGGACCGACGGCAGTCTCTCGGTTGAAGATTCTATGGGATATGCTGCAAAGCTGCTCTATGATCATCTGGAAATTTTCATTAACTTTGAGGGTGAACTGGAACCGCTTTCAGAGAGCCCTGCCGATGAAAAAACAGACCGACTTCGCCAGTTGCTCAAGATGCGGGTGGATGAACTTGAGCTTTCTGTACGCTCGAACAACTGTCTTAAGGCAGCGAATATCCATACTCTTGCCGACCTGGTTCGTAACCAGGAGTCGGATATGTTGAAATACAAGAATTTCGGAAGAAAATCGCTGATCGAACTGAACCAGGTGTTGTCAAATCTCGGCCTTTCATTCGGTCTTGATGTCGATCGCATCATGGGGCAGGAAAAAGAATCGGCATAA